The sequence TTTTCTTCATCTCATCCATAAGATTTGTGTTGGTTTGCATTCTGCCGGCAGTATCAATCAAAACCAGTTCTTTTTTCTGTGCACGTGCATGTTCAACAGCATCAAATGCAACTGCTGCAGGATCTGAACCCTTCTGGTGTTTAATGATTTTAACGCCTACATTATCTGCATGATGAGTTACCTGTTCGATAGCACCTGCCCTGAATGTATCTGAAGCAGCTATAACAGGAGTGTAACCTTTTTTCAAGTAATAATTAGCCAACTTGCCTATGGTTGTTGTTTTGCCTGTACCGTTAATTCCGACAAACATCACAACAAGCGGTTCGCCCTGAGCTTTTTTCTCCTCAATCATTTCAGTCATGGATTTGCCCGGAATGTCAATAATATCAGATACAGCATTTTTTAAAGCAAGATAAGTGAATTCGGTAATATCATTGCTTCTTTTAATCTTTTTGCCGACGAGATTTTCTTTAACGCTTTCAACAACCTCAGTTGCAACCTCCATTGCAACATCCCCCTGCAGAAGTTCCATCTCAAGGTCAAACAGAATGTCTTCAACGTGTTTTTTCTGAATGGTTTTTTCACGAATAAAAGAAAACACTCCTCCGGTAGCTTCACCGTCAGCGGAAATATCTTCTTTATTTTCCTTGTTTCTATTCCAAAAACGAGACTTTTCCTCTTTATCATCCTCTTCCGGAGTTTCTTCATCGTCTTTTGATGATTTTCTGAATTTAGATAAAAAACCGGATTTTTTCTCTTTATCATCGTCTTCACCAGAGGTTTCCTCGGCTGCTTCAGGCTCTTTTTCATCAAAAGTTTTCGCGGCTTCAGGAAGCAGACTAGATTCATCCTCTTCTGCTTCTTCTTTTCTGCCAAAAGAGAAGAATGAAAATCTTTTACCGGACTCTTCCTGAACATTATTTTCCTGCTGTCCTTCTTCAATCAGTTCTTCTTCAAGTTTTTCACTTGTACGTGAAAATTTCTTTTTTAATGATTCAAACAAAAATAACCCAACCTTTTTTTAGTTAGTTAAAAATTTAATTATTATTATATATATTTTTCATAATATTTAAAAAAAGAGTTAAAACAATAGAAATTATAAAAAAAATTAAAAACAAATAAAAACGAAAAAATTGTAAAGTATTATACTTATTGAACAATATTTCCTTGAGCTGCAGCTGCAATCTGCTCAGCTTGAGCCTGAAGTGTACCGACCATGTCAGTACATTGCTGTAAGTTAGCCAACATATTGTCTAAGCTATCTTTCAAATCTTCTTTTTGCCCTTTAAGAATTTCGCGAGCGCCGTCAGCATCTTTTTTAACAGCAAGGCCTGCTCCAATACTTACAATAATTTCATCAGTACTTTTAAGTTCTCCTTTAATGAATGAACCAGCACCAACAGGAACGAAAGCTTCAACAGATTCTTTACCTTCGAGATCGTCTAATGTATTGGATAATGCATCGACTTCAGTCATGGAAGCCTGAAGCAATTCAATTTGCTGTTGAATTAAGTCAGCTTGTTGCCTGTATACATTTATTTCATTAAGAAGATTGTTTAATCTTTGTTGATCTTCCATAGTAACACCTTCAAAGTGTCTATAAAATTTCTTTTACAATAGGGTCAACAACATCTTCAGGAGCAATTTCTGTGATCTCTTTAATAGAAATTTGATTCCTGTTAATACCATGTTTACTTCCGAAGCGTTCGTAGATTTTCTCTTCTATGTCAGCTTCACAAGTAGCTTTAAATTCTTTTACAAATTTATGATATTCATCGCCCATTACAAAAGTACCTTTAACTCTGTAAATTTTTGTTATCATATAAAATCCCTCAAGATACATTAATTAAAAATCATCATCTAAAAAGCCTAATGCTTCTTCAACTCTAGCCATTTCAGGACCGGTACTATCCTTAGCAACAATTGCACCATTGGAGTTCGCAATGGAACAAGCACCAACTAAAGAAATACCTCTTCCAACAGTACCAATATCCCCTTCTACACCAAATACTTCTTGAGCAAAATTAATTTCAGATTTGACAGCCTGGGAACTTATTAAAAATCCTTTATTTGTAACCTGGATTAATGAACCGATAATGTCGCTTCCAACCATGGAGGTGGATTCCACATTTACATCCAAAGTCTCTTCAATAACGTGAATAGCTTCTTTAGATAAAAATGGACTTACAATAGCTCCCTTATCATTTGCCGCAACAATATTGCCCAATGCGGTGTACTGGCCGGGAACAGTAGCAACATTAATACCTAACTCCTTAAACTGTTCAATCTCTCTATCTAAAACATGTGGTGAAACAACCATTCCGTTTGAATTAGCTACAGCTAAAGATCCGATAAGGCTACATCCAGAAATAGAGGATTTAACAACATCAACATCTAATGTTTCCTTAATAACATCAATCTTTTCGTCTAAAAGATTATAAGGAACAATAGCTAAATCATCAGTTGCTAAAATAAACACACCAATATTTGGATTTCCAACGATATCTACTCTTTTTAACATATTGTTACCTCACATTACTCAATAGCATGGTAGTCAACAAAGCTATTCTGCCAAAGTAGCTGTTACAATACCATCATCATCTTTAACTGCTTTTACAGTAATTTTAGAAGGTATTTTTTGAATACCTCTTGCCCAAATAGCATGATTGATAGATTCATCAATTTTTACTTCTTCAGCTTTCATGTGTTTAGTTAAGAAATTTTTGACTTCTCTGATAGCTCTAGGAGCTCTGATAGTCCTTTTAATTTCTTTAACATTTCTAAGTGGAATTGTGTAAACTCTTTCCATAATAACCCCTCATTATAATTTAAGATTGTTTCTTCTCCAATGTCTAGGTTTTGGTCTGTATCTAAGTTTACGGTTAGTTTTAGCATAAGCCCAGATTGGAATTCTCCTATTTTGTTTATTTGCTTTTGCCATTCTTAATTTTTTAGCTAATGGTTTATTTCTACTCATTTTCTCACCTGTAATACATAAAATAATTATTTTTTATATCCGATAACACGAGTTTGATAATGTTGCGGGAATATGTCTAATGAATTTCCTCCCTTCTCATCAATCAGAGTTCTAATCTCAACTTCAAAGTCAGAACTATTGTCCTTATTTGACTTTTCATGAGAAATCTCAAATAGACCGGAAGTAATCAGTTTAACAGATTTGTGTCCAAAACTGTCCAGATTAATGTATTGAACATTTTTTCTGTCTTCAAGACTTCTTATCTGATTAATGTTTAATTTTGGAGTCCTGTCATCCCTTCTTGTCCCGTCTGCAATAATATCGAAATCATCTGCCAGTTTTTCAACCGTTTGAGCATGAATAAACTTTATTCCGTCATTTGGAAATCCGTCATCCATAATCATGTTGCATGCTTTATCCAAAATGTCATAATCCATTTTTAAGACATTGTGTTTAAAACCTAATGCTTTAGCAGATTTTTCCGCTGGAATGTATGAATCGTAAACGCCGAAATTGGCAGTGCATAACTCCACCTCAAGACCCAATCTTTCAAGCATTACTGCTACAAAAGAGGAATCCTTACCTCCGCTATACAATACTCCAGCTTTCATTAATATTATTTCCTTGTAATTTTAATTTCTCTTTTCTGACCAGCTATTTGTCTTAAAAGAACTTTAAGTTGCTCATCAGTGACTTTTCCTCTTAAACTTCCGGCCTGAGCGGATTGAATCAATTGAAGTTCAATTTGATTAACAAGTTCAGGCTTGGTTAATTTAAGATTGGACAACCTGTTACGGGCTTCAACAGTCATAATTTGAGCTATCATCTGTTTCTTTTGAGCTTCAAATTTTTCTTGTGCTTCTTGCTGTTGTGCCTGAGCCATAGCTTCTTGTTGAGCCTGATTCTGCATAGCAGCCTGTTGAGCCTGTAATTCTGCCATTCTTTTTTGACGAATTTCATCTAAATCAGTCATACCAAACTCTCCAAATATAATTAGTATTTTTCAAGATCAGGAATATCTTTAATGATTTCAGCAGAAATTTTATCTAAGAATGATCTTCCTGCTGGAGTAACAACTCTTCCACCTTCAACTTTTTCAACAAATCCTGCATCCTCTAATTGGTGTAAAGCGGTTCTGACAATAGATCCACTACCTTTTTTAAATACTTCAGGACGCACACCACGGTCTTTTTTACCACCGTAGAAAGTTCTTAAACTCATAACACCCACAGGACCATCCATGTAAACTCTTCTGATAATGGAAGCAGTCCTTACAAACCACCAATCTGCATTTTCCGGTTTTCTTTCTTTGTGAACACCGGTTTTAACAAAATTGGACCATGCAGGGGAATTGATCTTATCATTATTTTTAAATTCATCTGCGACTTTTTTAATTAATAAATCTGCAGGTACATCAAATACAGTAGTCATATTAATTCTCCAATATTTTATTAAATAATGTAGCTTAATCCACTGTAAATTTAAGACCTAAAAAATAGGGCCCGTAACTCTAAATTTATAATGTTTAAGGCTTTTTTTTATAAATCACAGCGACATGTCCTCTAACATCAATTAACTTTGATTTGGTTTGAGCGACAATATCCTCTATGTATTTATCTTTATCTCTAGCGATATTTTTTGCAAATTTAAGTTTAACAATCTCATTAGCTTTAAGTTGGCGCTTAATTTCTTCGATAACATTTTCATTAAGCCCGTTTTTACCAATGTTAATTGTCATAGCGGAAAGAGCTCTATTCATCATTTCTTTTTTTGATTGACTCATATTTAGCTCTCCTATTATTTTTCTTTTCCTTTCGATAAGGAATTTTCATTACATGACCGCATTCACCACAAAAAATGTTAACTTCAGAGTTAACTAGCCGGACGGTGCAATTGCGACCAAGTGAGAGGAAACTCTTACAATTCCTACAATACCTTCTTCTCCATTTCTCGGGAATTTTAGTATTGTATTTGGTAGACAATTTCAAAGCAAGTTCTACATAGCGATTAGATCTTTCAGGATGGGTGATGAATTCCATCTCGGCACGATTAAAAAGAATATCCATTCTTTCTTTCGCTATATCAATCATCCACTTTGGTCTTTTTCCTCTGCTCAAAATATCCTCCCTTTTTTAGTAGGACATAATATTCATGATTGGATTAAAATGATTTGCGCAATTTAAAACAAAAACCATAGTTAAAAATAGTAACCTTAGGTTAAGTATGAATATTAAGAATAAATATGTTTATCACTATTTATAAAGGTTATGTATATTTTCAATTTTTAATTTTAAAAATGATTTTTAAAAAAAAATAGATGGATTAGCTAAATCCATATATTCTCCGTATTCCTTTAATTTTATCAAAATCAGAATCCGCAGTGACTATTTTAGTAATTCCATGCTTTTGCATTGAAATCAATAGTGCAATCGGCGAAATTAATGCTGAAATTATAAAATCTCTGTAATTCAATAGCTTTTCTATAGTCTTCAGCAGACAGATAGTCAAAAACATCCATATCCAATAATTCATGAATTATTTCATCAAAATCGCCATAAAAATTATTTACTTTTAAACTATTTAACACTTCAACTAAAACAGTGATGTTGGTTGCTTTTGTTTCGTTGACCAAAAATGGTTTAATGTTTTTTGAAGATTCATTATATGAATCTCTTTTAATTATTAAACCATTAATATAATTTGTATCCAGAAAAATCATTTAAATCCCCTTGTGGTGTTTGAATTTAAAATTAATCCCCGGCTTCTTCGCCAATACGAATTAAATTATCCAAAATATCATCCCCTTCAGGTTTATCATGGTCCAACATATTCCATATCTTCTCATAATCAATCTCATCAGGAACGTCCTCAATTTTTTGCAGATTAACCCAAAGAGCATCATTAACTACATCCTCAACAGTTCTGCCGGTCAGCTTAACAACAATATTAACCTTTTCCATCACCTTGTCTTCTAAATTCACCATAGTCATAATATCAGCTCCATATTAAACAATGAAATTTAACCTAATCAAACGTTGCCGTAATTTTAATCGAAATCTTCAGTTTATCATAATCTCATTATCGCTCCAAATTATTTTAAACAGTAACTAGCCAGTAATGTTGATATAATATCTAACCTCGATAGCATATAAATATTTTCAAACTACACAAAAGCATAGCCCATTATTTTAAAAAACAGTAAAAATTAGAATGAATTAATAAAATTGAAGCCATTTAATTAAATTGTTTTAAGACGAAAAAATTGATATGAAAAGATTAAGAGTTTGAAATTAACCAGTCCATAAAATCAATTTCACCAGCCGGAAAAACAATTTCGCCATCAATTACATCAGAAATTATACTGACAGCCTTTTCAAGTGATAAATTGCCTACATCAATCTCGGAAATCTTGTCTTCGTATTCGCCATATGCTTCAGCAGTGCAAACGCCCATTGCTTCAGCTTCCAGGTTTTCACGAATTTTAGACTCAGAATAATTACGGGATTCAAGTCTAGGACGTAAAATCTCAGGATGAACCCTTAAAACAATTACCTTATCAGCACCAGAGCATAAATGACTCAGATGGCCTTCAAAAATAATCAACTCATCGCTTTTAGAAATAATCTCCGAGACTTTCCCATCAAGTGCATCTACATCGATGATTTTATAACCTTTTTCATTGTCAATACCTAAAACACAATCATTTTCAATGGCTAGATCATTAATCTTAATCAGTTTGCAGTTTAATTTATCAGCCAATAATTCACTGATGGTTGTTTTACCAGTACATGGAGTACCAGTTATAAAAATAGCTTTACTCATAATATCAAAAAAGAGAAGAATTATTTTTTAAGAATAATTCTCAATACGTCTTCATCCTCAAGTACATGATCAGGACCTACTTTCTGGCCGGGGAATTTAACGGAAGTTCCCCAAATCTTGGCATGACGGAAATTCCTTACAAATTCACGGTGAAGTTTGCCGCATGCATCAAGAACAGTAGAACCTTTTTTAATGACCAGCGGATCTTCCATATCTGCTTTCCTGCCCTGAGGCTTTAGATAAACTCTGACAAGGTTAAGATTATCAAATATTATGTCTTTTAATTCATCAATATTAGTTTTTTTGTCAGCAGAAATCGGAACGAATTCTGGAATGTACTTTTTAAGCTCTTCAATGTATGAATCGTCAACTAAATCCACCTTATTGAGTAAAATCAACATTGGAACATAGGATTTATTTCTATCCAAAACATCAATAAATTGGTCCATTGTTACATCATCACGGAAAAGGATATCCGCATTATGCATACCATACTCATTAATAATTGACCTGATTGTTTTTTCATCCAAATGAGTAAGCGGACATGTTGAAGAGATTTTGACTCCGCCAAGTTTTTTTCTCTTAACAGTAACATCAGGAGGCTGTTCGTTTGGTCTGATACCGATACTTCTCAATTCATTTAAAATAACTTTCAAATGTTGAGGATTTAAAGTGTCTAAAACTACCAAAATCAAATCGGCAGTTCTAGCAACGGATAAGATTTCTTTTCCCCTTCCTTTACCGCTACTTGCTCCGGTAATGATTCCAGGAATATCGAAAACCTGGATTTTTGCATTTTTATGTTCCATAACTCCCGGAACAATGTCCAATGTTGTGAATTGATAAGCTCCAACTTTACTTTCAGCATTTGTAATTTCATTTAAAAGAGTGGATTTTCCAACAGACGGAAATCCTACAAGCACAACAGTGGCATCTCCAGTTTTCTTAACATGAAAACCCTGACCTTTATGGCCTCCGCTGCTTCTTTGTAAAGATTCCTCTTTTAATTTAGATAATTTAGCTTTAAGCTTACCTATATGATGTGAAGTAGCTTTATTATATGGTGTCTTTTGTATCTCTTCTTCAATATCTTTTATTTTCTCCTCAATCCCCATTAAATCACCATATTAAATAATAAAAAAGAAAGATTAGGAAAATCCTAATCTTATAAAACTAGCTAAGATTCGGCAGCTGTTTTATTAAAGTTTACTTTAAACAACATTACTCCGCTATCTGCGTGAACATTTTCAAATATGTCCTGGCCAGCTCCACCTAAAAGGAACAACCTAGTAAACATTGAATCCCTCAATTCATTGTTCATTAAGATTGGTGTGTACTGATTTTTATCACCAATCAGCATAAGTGTGTAGTTGGCATCCTTGACATTTCCAACAGATTCGTTTTTCACAACATATCCGTCTTCAATAACAATCAGGTGTGAAATGTTGAGCGGATTGTATGGAGTGTCGTTTACCATAATCTGTTTACCGCTATCACTGTATAATGCTTCAGTATATGCAGTAGTTGAGTTGTTGCCGGAACCTCTTGTAATTACCGCATTTATATTCATGCCCTGATCATCAAGTAATGATATCTTGCCGGATGAGCCCGGTTTAACTGTTACCTGCTGGTCAGGAATATAATAGTTATAATTTTCAGAACTTTGGTTTTTAAAGTTCCATGCACCGAAGTAAGACCACCAGCCGGCTTTTTGAAGCATATCCGCAGATGCGACAAATATTACTGGACGCGGATTTTTAGGGTGAGTATATTGAACCACTTCTTTTGCCTGAGCACCGGTTAAGTGATATTTGGTTTTTAATGTTTTTTGAGCATCACCTGCGGTTTTCGGCAGAATATCAATTAAAATATCAGTTGATTTACCTGAATCTCCAGTGATATTCATTAATAAATCAAGCGCACTGCTGCCTGTTGTATCAAGCATCCTAAATATCCCTGCAGACAATTCCAGATTATCGGTAGTCATCGCCTTACCCAGCCAGAATGCACGGTCCCCTGACTGTGAACCTCCATCGAATGTTACTTGTCTGTCAGCAGCAATCTCAAAGAGGTAACCGAAGTCCCACCAGGATGTGATTACGGTATCTTCAGGCTGAGTTTCATTAATCCAGGTCATTGAATTCCACATAGGATCGCTTGTACCTGGAACAACAGTATTGGAAGTCAAAAAAGCACCGCAAACACATGGAGTTGCAAGAGCAACTACAATAGCTATTACTGCAATAGTTTTCTTAATTGGAACTTCACTTCCAGTAGTTGCCTTTGGTTTAAGTCCGTAAATTGATGCTGCACCTGCAGCAATAATGATAACAAACAGTGCGATTCCCATAATAGTATTGATTGTAGCCAGCGGAACTGCAGCAAATATAGCTGCAACAGATATGATTGCAAGCAATATCCTATCATCATTAATTCTGTTTTTAATATATCCTTTTGCAATATCTATGAAAATACCGGTCAAAAGTGCAAATGGCAATACTAAAGTAGTAATGAACCTTGAACCTTTTGTAACGGCAAGTGCTGTTAATACTGCCCATACGACAAATAAAGTGCCGTAAAGGACAGTCAGTTTTTTATCATACAAAACATCGGATACTGATTCCAAATTAATTTTAGTTAAATCGAATTTTAATTTGCGGCTGTCATCAAGTTTTTTAGCTGAAGATATTCTGTCGGCTTTAGGAGGTTTGGTTGTAGCAGTTGATTCTGCAGAAAAACCTCTGAGTCTGAACATGTTTTTTACAAACAGGTACAATACAGTCAAACCTGCAAATAAAACAGCAATACCACCAATACCGTTTACGGCACCTGCAGTATTAGCTAAAAACATTGAATTCAAACCGCTTCCAAGCATGGATGGAATTTGCAGTTCTGCAACAGAAACGAGAACGTTAGGAAAACCGCCAACAACTCTAGATGCAGATTGCAGGGAAAGTAAATTAAGTAAACTTCCGAATAATCCAAGTACTCCGTCAACGCCTTTGAAAATTGCAAGACCAATAAAACCGATAACTCCTAAAATTACAATTGATTTCAATCCGTTTTGATGGATGAACCATTGGAATTTGCTCGGATAGTCATTTTGGTCATCTTCACCCATATTTAAGTAATAACTGACGATTAAGTAAACAATTGAGAATATTCCCATAAGACCTATGTAAAATATGTAACCGGTCCATGACTGGGAGAATAAACCAATGGATAAAATTGATAAAACTGCAAATAAAACTTTGTAAAGAATATTTTTCGCCCGTATACTCTCTATAAAGAAGAATATAAAGAATAATGAGAATATGTAGTAGAACATATCTGTATCGAAAAATCCTGGGAATGTGTGTGCAAAGTAGTTTGGAGCAAGCACAATAAGTAATGTTGCAACAATCGCACCGAACTCATCAGTCAATCTTCTTGAGAAGATATATGCAGGAATTACAGCTAATGTAGATACAATAGCTCCAGCCCAGAACGCTATTTCCTTAACTGAGTAATCTCCAAAGAATTTGTTGGCTACATCATGTAAGAATGATGTTACATATACAATACCCAGCTCATAGTCAATCTCATTACCGGTAGGAGCATACCTATGCATATCCCACTCACTACCGTTTATTATTTCATCACCTACATGGCCATGATCAATATAGTCTTCAGTCAGCCTTAAGTTATAATATGAATCCATTTCACTGAAATAAGGAAGCCCTGAAGAATCAACATAAACATCTTTAGCATCGTCAGAAATAATATTTAAATCTGCCGCAGGCATTTTAAGTGCAAAAACGACTGCCATCAAGATAAAAATAATTAAAACTGATTTAACTATTGTCATTTTTGTTTCTTTATTCATTGAAACCCTCATTTTTATTTTTTAGATAATTGTTTCAAAATTAAAACAATATAATTAATATAATAATTGCTAAATTGCAAATAAAAATATTGAATATAATTAGAAAATATTTTTATTAGATTATAACTTTATTTTTTAACATTATTAAGTATTTTGCATATCAAAAAATTTACAAAATTGTCAAATATTTAAAAAATTGTTGAAAAATGAATAAGACGGCCTTAAAAATATCCAAAAGAGTTATCAAAAACCATTTAAAATATACACTTGATAAAAAATAAAATATGTTTAAAAAAATTATTTTAGCCTGTTTTCAAGCTCATCAACAGAACATGTGAATCTGCATTTTGGAAATCCTTTACATCCGATAAATTCACCATAACGGCCGGAACGTTTTAAAAGTGGTTTTCCGCACTGAGGACATTCCCCAACTTCTTCAGGAACATATTCTTTAGTTTTTTTATCTTTCCCACAATCAGAATCCAGGCATGCGCGCTGGCGAGGCTTTCCAAATGAGATTATAGGAAGTCCACATTTTTCACAGGTTTTTTTAAGGAAATTAGTTCCCCTTGGAATGGAATAAATTGTAGTGCAATCCGGATAATTAGAACATCCGACAAAAGAGCTTTTGGTTTTTGGAGAATATCTCTTTACAAGATTGCCTCCGCAGTTAGGACATGTGCCGACAATGTTGCTTTCCTGATAGGCATCATACAATTTGGAACCTATTTCATTTGAATTTTTAGTAATGTCATCTAGAATAACCTTAACTTCCCTCTCACCTTCGCTTATAATTTCGCCACGGGTAGAGCTGTTATTGCTAATTCCCTCAAGTTTATTTTCCAAATCCCTGGTAAGCTCTTCAGAAGTCAGATTATTACAATATGTGCTTAAGGTATCAATCATGTTTTCTCCCAACTGATTTACCTCTATTTGCTGAGTGCCGTTAATGTATTTGCGGTCATAAAGTTTGTCGATAATATCCGCACGGGTCGCCTTGGTACCGAGCTCTCTTTTTTCAAGCTCTTTGATAAGGGATGCCTGATTATACCTTGCAGGAGGTTTGGTTTCTTTTTCATCGGAAAACAGCTCTAGAACTTTAATTAAATCCCCCTGTTTAATATCCGGAAATGATTCATCATCGATTTTTCTGAATGGATAATGTTCCATCCATCCTTTATGAGTAACCCTTCTGCGCTTAAAGCGGAACATTTCACCTTCAATATCCAATGTGGTTCCCATAGTTTCGAATTTAGCCGCTTCAAAAAATACTGAAATGAACCTATAGACAATAAGCTCATAAATCTTTTTCTCATCCTTAGACAAACCCTGAGGCAAAATTCCTGTTGGATGAATTGCAGGGTGAGCCGCATCATCCTTTTTACCGTTGTTAGGTTTCAGTTTGGATGGAAGTTGATC comes from Methanobrevibacter sp. and encodes:
- the ftsY gene encoding signal recognition particle-docking protein FtsY, yielding MFESLKKKFSRTSEKLEEELIEEGQQENNVQEESGKRFSFFSFGRKEEAEEDESSLLPEAAKTFDEKEPEAAEETSGEDDDKEKKSGFLSKFRKSSKDDEETPEEDDKEEKSRFWNRNKENKEDISADGEATGGVFSFIREKTIQKKHVEDILFDLEMELLQGDVAMEVATEVVESVKENLVGKKIKRSNDITEFTYLALKNAVSDIIDIPGKSMTEMIEEKKAQGEPLVVMFVGINGTGKTTTIGKLANYYLKKGYTPVIAASDTFRAGAIEQVTHHADNVGVKIIKHQKGSDPAAVAFDAVEHARAQKKELVLIDTAGRMQTNTNLMDEMKKIKRVSKPDLVIFVGDALTGNDATEQSKKFNEAIDIDGVILTKADADSKGGASLSIGYVIKKPIMFLGMGQGYDDIMEYDAGWMLNQLFSEDEQGEISDEIQS
- the pfdA gene encoding prefoldin subunit alpha, with protein sequence MEDQQRLNNLLNEINVYRQQADLIQQQIELLQASMTEVDALSNTLDDLEGKESVEAFVPVGAGSFIKGELKSTDEIIVSIGAGLAVKKDADGAREILKGQKEDLKDSLDNMLANLQQCTDMVGTLQAQAEQIAAAAQGNIVQ
- the rpl18a gene encoding 50S ribosomal protein L18Ae gives rise to the protein MITKIYRVKGTFVMGDEYHKFVKEFKATCEADIEEKIYERFGSKHGINRNQISIKEITEIAPEDVVDPIVKEIL
- a CDS encoding translation initiation factor IF-6, coding for MLKRVDIVGNPNIGVFILATDDLAIVPYNLLDEKIDVIKETLDVDVVKSSISGCSLIGSLAVANSNGMVVSPHVLDREIEQFKELGINVATVPGQYTALGNIVAANDKGAIVSPFLSKEAIHVIEETLDVNVESTSMVGSDIIGSLIQVTNKGFLISSQAVKSEINFAQEVFGVEGDIGTVGRGISLVGACSIANSNGAIVAKDSTGPEMARVEEALGFLDDDF
- a CDS encoding 50S ribosomal protein L31e; the protein is MERVYTIPLRNVKEIKRTIRAPRAIREVKNFLTKHMKAEEVKIDESINHAIWARGIQKIPSKITVKAVKDDDGIVTATLAE
- a CDS encoding 50S ribosomal protein L39e, with the translated sequence MSRNKPLAKKLRMAKANKQNRRIPIWAYAKTNRKLRYRPKPRHWRRNNLKL
- a CDS encoding DNA-binding protein is translated as MTDLDEIRQKRMAELQAQQAAMQNQAQQEAMAQAQQQEAQEKFEAQKKQMIAQIMTVEARNRLSNLKLTKPELVNQIELQLIQSAQAGSLRGKVTDEQLKVLLRQIAGQKREIKITRK
- a CDS encoding 30S ribosomal protein S19e; translation: MTTVFDVPADLLIKKVADEFKNNDKINSPAWSNFVKTGVHKERKPENADWWFVRTASIIRRVYMDGPVGVMSLRTFYGGKKDRGVRPEVFKKGSGSIVRTALHQLEDAGFVEKVEGGRVVTPAGRSFLDKISAEIIKDIPDLEKY
- a CDS encoding YhbY family RNA-binding protein codes for the protein MSQSKKEMMNRALSAMTINIGKNGLNENVIEEIKRQLKANEIVKLKFAKNIARDKDKYIEDIVAQTKSKLIDVRGHVAVIYKKKP
- a CDS encoding ribonuclease P protein component 4 codes for the protein MSRGKRPKWMIDIAKERMDILFNRAEMEFITHPERSNRYVELALKLSTKYNTKIPEKWRRRYCRNCKSFLSLGRNCTVRLVNSEVNIFCGECGHVMKIPYRKEKKNNRRAKYESIKKRNDE
- a CDS encoding PIN domain-containing protein, encoding MIFLDTNYINGLIIKRDSYNESSKNIKPFLVNETKATNITVLVEVLNSLKVNNFYGDFDEIIHELLDMDVFDYLSAEDYRKAIELQRFYNFSINFADCTIDFNAKAWNY
- a CDS encoding adenylate kinase family protein, encoding MSKAIFITGTPCTGKTTISELLADKLNCKLIKINDLAIENDCVLGIDNEKGYKIIDVDALDGKVSEIISKSDELIIFEGHLSHLCSGADKVIVLRVHPEILRPRLESRNYSESKIRENLEAEAMGVCTAEAYGEYEDKISEIDVGNLSLEKAVSIISDVIDGEIVFPAGEIDFMDWLISNS
- a CDS encoding GTP-binding protein, whose product is MGIEEKIKDIEEEIQKTPYNKATSHHIGKLKAKLSKLKEESLQRSSGGHKGQGFHVKKTGDATVVLVGFPSVGKSTLLNEITNAESKVGAYQFTTLDIVPGVMEHKNAKIQVFDIPGIITGASSGKGRGKEILSVARTADLILVVLDTLNPQHLKVILNELRSIGIRPNEQPPDVTVKRKKLGGVKISSTCPLTHLDEKTIRSIINEYGMHNADILFRDDVTMDQFIDVLDRNKSYVPMLILLNKVDLVDDSYIEELKKYIPEFVPISADKKTNIDELKDIIFDNLNLVRVYLKPQGRKADMEDPLVIKKGSTVLDACGKLHREFVRNFRHAKIWGTSVKFPGQKVGPDHVLEDEDVLRIILKK
- a CDS encoding STT3 domain-containing protein: MNKETKMTIVKSVLIIFILMAVVFALKMPAADLNIISDDAKDVYVDSSGLPYFSEMDSYYNLRLTEDYIDHGHVGDEIINGSEWDMHRYAPTGNEIDYELGIVYVTSFLHDVANKFFGDYSVKEIAFWAGAIVSTLAVIPAYIFSRRLTDEFGAIVATLLIVLAPNYFAHTFPGFFDTDMFYYIFSLFFIFFFIESIRAKNILYKVLFAVLSILSIGLFSQSWTGYIFYIGLMGIFSIVYLIVSYYLNMGEDDQNDYPSKFQWFIHQNGLKSIVILGVIGFIGLAIFKGVDGVLGLFGSLLNLLSLQSASRVVGGFPNVLVSVAELQIPSMLGSGLNSMFLANTAGAVNGIGGIAVLFAGLTVLYLFVKNMFRLRGFSAESTATTKPPKADRISSAKKLDDSRKLKFDLTKINLESVSDVLYDKKLTVLYGTLFVVWAVLTALAVTKGSRFITTLVLPFALLTGIFIDIAKGYIKNRINDDRILLAIISVAAIFAAVPLATINTIMGIALFVIIIAAGAASIYGLKPKATTGSEVPIKKTIAVIAIVVALATPCVCGAFLTSNTVVPGTSDPMWNSMTWINETQPEDTVITSWWDFGYLFEIAADRQVTFDGGSQSGDRAFWLGKAMTTDNLELSAGIFRMLDTTGSSALDLLMNITGDSGKSTDILIDILPKTAGDAQKTLKTKYHLTGAQAKEVVQYTHPKNPRPVIFVASADMLQKAGWWSYFGAWNFKNQSSENYNYYIPDQQVTVKPGSSGKISLLDDQGMNINAVITRGSGNNSTTAYTEALYSDSGKQIMVNDTPYNPLNISHLIVIEDGYVVKNESVGNVKDANYTLMLIGDKNQYTPILMNNELRDSMFTRLFLLGGAGQDIFENVHADSGVMLFKVNFNKTAAES